One window from the genome of Lentibacillus daqui encodes:
- a CDS encoding NAD(P)/FAD-dependent oxidoreductase: protein MSKFIIIGAGILGATTAYQLARANVEVIVIDRNDDGQATDAAAGIVCPWLSQRRNKVWYRLAKGGARFYPELINLLAEDGETNTGYDKVGAISIHHDEDKLAAMEKRAIKRREDAPEIGEIRMLDAEQTHALFPLLADGYRSVHVSGAARVNGRQLRNALLNGAIKHGAIIRHGDAQLIHEGKHVTGVMVNRKTIYAGTVIAANGVWMSELLEPLGVKFAVTSQKAQIMHFQVPDFTTAGRPVVMPPNDQYLVPLDNNRIIAGATHENEAGFDYRITAGGINEILTKALDVSPGLTNATVLETRIGFRPFTPGFLPVIGPLPGYQGIILANGLGASGLTMGPFIGTELAKMALGKTLLIDTDDYPVSGAIK, encoded by the coding sequence ATGAGCAAATTTATTATTATTGGTGCAGGGATTCTTGGTGCGACAACCGCATATCAACTTGCCAGAGCAAATGTCGAGGTAATAGTTATTGATCGAAATGATGATGGTCAGGCAACGGATGCAGCAGCAGGGATTGTTTGTCCTTGGCTATCCCAACGCCGTAACAAAGTCTGGTACCGATTAGCAAAAGGCGGTGCCCGTTTTTATCCGGAATTAATCAATCTGCTGGCGGAAGATGGGGAGACGAATACAGGTTATGATAAGGTTGGGGCAATCTCGATCCATCATGATGAGGATAAACTAGCTGCTATGGAAAAAAGAGCTATTAAGCGACGAGAGGATGCACCGGAGATCGGTGAAATTCGCATGTTGGATGCTGAACAGACACATGCATTGTTTCCCCTTCTAGCAGATGGATACCGCTCTGTTCATGTAAGCGGTGCTGCCCGTGTTAATGGCCGTCAATTGCGAAATGCTTTATTGAATGGTGCTATAAAACATGGTGCAATCATACGTCATGGTGATGCGCAATTAATTCATGAAGGGAAGCATGTTACCGGCGTTATGGTAAATCGCAAAACTATTTATGCTGGCACGGTTATTGCAGCAAATGGCGTTTGGATGAGTGAGCTGCTTGAACCATTGGGTGTTAAATTTGCAGTCACTTCACAGAAAGCACAAATTATGCATTTTCAAGTTCCCGATTTCACTACGGCTGGCCGTCCTGTTGTGATGCCACCAAATGACCAATATTTGGTACCGCTTGATAACAATCGCATTATCGCTGGTGCGACCCATGAAAACGAGGCTGGCTTCGACTACCGGATAACGGCGGGTGGAATCAATGAAATCTTAACAAAAGCACTTGATGTTTCCCCAGGTTTGACGAATGCAACCGTATTGGAAACAAGGATTGGCTTTCGTCCGTTCACACCTGGATTTTTGCCTGTGATTGGCCCATTACCTGGTTACCAAGGAATAATTCTGGCAAATGGCTTGGGAGCTTCCGGACTTACCATGGGTCCGTTCATCGGTACAGAGCTGGCCAAAATGGCACTTGGCAAGACACTTTTAATTGACACCGATGATTATCCCGTATCTGGTGCCATTAAATAA